The window TATCGGAATGGTCAACGAGTGATGAACTTCTTATATCCTCGAATGAAAAGTTCAAATGATGACATTGCCCTGATATCCTCGCTAGATAGTAAAGATAAAATCGAAGTAGCGATTTCTTTCAAAGAAGAACTACCTGTAGATAAGATGTTGGAATTTTTCCCAACAGCACAGTGGGCTTGGGTTGTTGATCCGATGAATAGAGATTCATTCGACAGCTCGTTAAAGGAAATAGGTTCTGATTATGTTAGCTATGTTATTAGCGAATATGCTTATGGTTTTTCAATTCAGCCAGAAAGCGCAATTGAACAAAACGTGAAAGAATTTAAACAAGGATTGCAAAGATTATCCGAAAAACAAAATAACGAAGAGCGATTGTTAGAAAAAATACAAGGTGAGCTACAAGTGGGAGGAATTGTAATAACAGGTACTGTGGAAGAAATATTACCAATGATGGAACAAGAACAAGTTAATTATGTAAGTGTTGGTGTTATTATTCCTCAATAATGAAGGAGAGTAAGTAAGAAATATGTACTGTTGTTCAACTAACGGGTGCTTTACTTGAACAACAGTAATGCTTTTCTTACTTTGTTACAAATATCACCTTCAACAATCTAACTTTCATTTTAAATAAGAGGTGACGAAATTGTCTTTTAAGATTATTATCCAATTTGGTTTGGCTTCAATACTTTTAATACTTTCTACTGGGGCTACCTGGTAAGAAGTCAGCACAATATTAGAGAAACCTTGGGAATGGAAACATACTGCAATCTTTTCTCAGATGGCGAACGGACAAGTAGAAAACCTAAATGGTATTTTACCAATTGACCATTTTGTATATGCAGCAAAATTTGCACCTAGGTTTCCTTTACTTATGTTACTAAGTGCAACGTATCTCATAATCCTTGGAGGATATATTCTACTCAAACGTAAGGATAGGACATTTTCATATTTCCTATCTGGTGTTGGCGTTTTGTTTTTGGTGTTAAGTGGTTTCGTATCAAAATCTTCAACTACTGGTTTGAAATTTTTTTTGTTAGTTTTCTGCTATTAGGAATATTAGCAGTAGCTATTGCACTGCATAGATTTTTTAATAATAAGACTGGACTTACTTCTTCTTGATCTAACGTTTGCTGTATAGTGCAAAATGAAAGTACATAGTATTGCAACCAAACTTGGCGTTGCAATTTTACATGGAGTGGTATGTATGATTGCCTTCGCATGCAAAGCCAGCCATTGATACAGCTGGCTTCTTGGCTTGGTACTCATGCCCGCAGAGGATCCGTGTCAAGTTGCAACATTGTGTAGTTGCAATTGCAATCTTCTGTATTACGTTTTTGCGAAATACAGGTGCTTTACTTAAAGATCATTGAGATGCTTAGAGGGCTCTTTTTTCTTGTTCAACTAAAGGGGCGGGTTAGTCAAATTCAAAATATTATAAACCTAATTAATTAAAATTAAGGGAAAATTTGAACCTTTTAGCGCTCATTACGTCTTTAAAATAAAATCATTCATATGAAATTACAAATATGAACGATTTTATGGAGAGGATTGTGAAAAATGAGTAAGTTAATTAAAATTTCATTATTGTTTTTTGCGGTCATTATTATGTTGCGCATATTATTTTTGTATCAAGTATTAAACCCAACGCTAAGTAATATTCAAGTGAATGCGAAAAATGAAGAAGGTATTTATACTTCGCCAGATGGGGAGAAAAGTATAACGGTTTATTTTAACGGAGGACTAATATTCCATAACGACGTAACATATGTGGGGGTGTTAGAAGATTCTATCTCAGGTCTGAAAAAGAATGTTTTTCTAGTGATGCCAAATGTTAATGAAGTTCGATGGATAAATAATGGAACAATTGTAGTTAATGGTACAAAAATTGCTATTGATGATACCTATGACTTTAGGAATGAATAAATTAAATGAATTTAAATTATTTAGAACATTCTGGAAGGTCGAATAATGAATAGATAATTCTAATTCAACTGCCGGGTGCTTTAGTAAAACAGGGCTGTCGGTAAATAAGCGATACACTTTTAGGGGGAATATATTATGAGTACATTTGTTTATATGGTGAGACACGGTGAGTCGCCAAAAGAAGGAAATGAAAGAACCAGAGGGTTAACCGAAAAAGGTTATTTAGATGCTCAACGAGTAACTGACATAATGAAAGATGAAGAAGTTGATATAGTTGTTTCAAGTCCATACGTACGCTCAATTTTAACTGTTGAAGAGTTAGCTCAACAAATAGGGAAAAAAGTTTTAGTGTTCGAAGATTTAAAAGAGAAGTTATTTTCTTCTGAAGACAATCGTGTATCTGATAAGCAATTGGTTCAACTTTTGGAGAAGTCATTTTTTGAATCAAATTTCTCTTTAGAGGGAGGAGAATCAAATGTTAATTGCCAAAAAAGAGCTATAAAAGTCTTAAAAGAACTATTAGATACTTTTAGAGATAAACAAGTAGTGGTAGGTACTCATGGGGCAGTTATGACTTTAATGATGGGATATTTCGATAGCACTTATGATTTGAATTTTTTACATAGCACATCAAAACCTGATATTTATAGAATGGAATTCAATAAACAGGAATTAGTGAATGTTCAAAGACTATGGGATGTAAATATTGGTGTTAACCAATAAATTTTATTTGTTATTGAACTAACGGGTGCGTTACTTCAATTGAGGGTTAAGCATCCTTATCTTGTTCAACTAAAGGGGCGGGTTAGTTGAACAAGAAAAATACATAAATAAATATTTTGGAAACTGCCACCTTTTATATATAGACTCATATAAAAGGTGACAGTAGGTATTTAGATGAAACGTTTTATATATTATTTTGTTTGGGTTCTATTTAATTGGTTTCTTCTGTTATTTAGGTAGCAAATATTATATGAGTTTAAAATCCGTTGCCCAAGAAACGCTTGATAATAAACTATTCTTCATTTACAGTCTCGTGTTTCCTGTCATTATTGGGATGCTATTAAAGCTACCTGTATTGGCCAAGGACATTAAGCAACAGGAAAAATGGACATTTGATTGATTGAAATTGTTAGCAATTGGTATCCCACCTTTTTTATCGTAACTTCTCCAGTTTGGATTTAACTTATTTGGACTTATACCCCATTTGGTGAACATTCAATATTTGAAGATTTTTTAAGAATAACAATTAGAACTCCACTCAAGACGGCAGTGGGAATAGTGCTTGGATACTGCTTGTTAGATATCCTGAAAAAATAAAACATTTTAATAATCAGTTATGCTTGTCTAGAAGACTGATCTTAAACTAAAGGGTGCTTTAGTTTAAGAAGAATAGGACTTGCGTGGATGATTGATTTTCATATTTGCAAGTCCTTTTGTTATGCCTTCATACGTAAACAGGAACTCACCTGTTACTTCAGAGATAGCTCTAGAACTTCATTCTCAATGCTTATAAGCTCGGTAAATGCTTCTAAGAGCTTGTTACGGTTGTCATGGATGATGCGTGTGTATGCTTTACCTCAAAGTTGAGGTGATAGACACTGGCGTTTCGCCTGCCGTAACAGTCAATCATTTCCGTTACTGATTCGGAACTTCACTACACCAATTTTTGTAAATGTGTTACACTGTGCCAATAGACCGATTACTCAGTTATTCAACAAACAAAGAAGTTTTGTTGAAGAAGAATACAGATTTATATGCCAACAATGGAGGGGATATAATGAAAACCAATATTTTAAAGCGTATTACCAAAGCCCAAGAAAAAGTTGAATTCTCTGGAGGCATTCTTGTTAAGGGAAACAATGATATTTTAACAGAATTAAGCTACGGTTATGCAAACCGTTCTGAGCAAATTGAAAATAGCACAGATACAAGATTTGGTATTGCGTCAGGTTGTAAATTGTTTACATCCATAGCAATCTGTCAGCTTGTGGAAGCTGGAAAACTTTCTTTTGAATCGAAATTAGAAGATTGTCTTGATGTAGACTTCCTGAATTTTGCTAAAGGTATAACGATTCATCATCTTTTAACGCATACGTCAGGAATTCCTGATTATTTTGATGAAGAAATTATGGACGAATTTGAGGAATTGTGGGTTAAGAATCCGATGTATCTTATAAGAAACTTAGAAGACTTCTTACCTCTATTCCAAAACCAGCCAATGAAATTCAAAGTTGGGGAAAGATTTCATTATAACAATGCAGGATACATTTTACTTGGTTTGATTGTAGAGGAAGTAAGTCAAATTGAATTTTCTGAGTATGTAGAGGAGCATATCTTTAAAAAAGCGGATATGAGTGACGCAGGCTATTTTGAATTTGATTCCCTACCCAGACATACAGCACTCGGTTATATTGACCTTCCAAATGGTAAATGGAAAACAAATATTTACTCATTGCCTGTAAAGGGTGGTTCAGATGGTGGGGCCTTTGTAACAGTGAACGATATGGGGAATTTATGGGATTCTCTATTGAATAACCAATTACTTAATGAAGAACACACAAATAAGTTACTAACTCCATATGTTCGAACGAATAACAAAAATGGCTTTTATGGTTATGGTGTATGGATTGAGAAAAAGGATGATGAGATTTTCAAATTTCATATAATGGGTTATGATCCTGGCGTCAGTTTCCATTCTGCTTTTTATCCCAAAACTGCAATTAAAACAGTAATATGTTCAAACAAATCCAAAGGTGCATTCGATATTATGAAAGAAATTGAAGAAGAAATTCAAAAAAATTGAGTTAGTGAAATAATGTTCTTAAAGTAAAGGGTGCTTAAGTGAAGATTGGGCTGCCTTTCATGGCGGCTTTTTCCTATTGAGTAGTGAAGTGAACTACTTCCGTCAACTGGCGGTATGTTAACTTGTTGTGTATGGGCTATACAAGCCTGTTCAGCGATCGAAGCGCTGTTTTTACAATTAGATCTTATGTAGCTAGTCCTTTTCCATCTCCAATTAACATGGGCAGGTTAGTGAAAGAAGGGAGTAGAGGTTTTATGTCGTATTTGACACAAACTGTGAAGTAAAAAAAGCCCTCTATTTTTCAGAGGACTTAAAATCAGCAAGTGATGTTTTATAATTTGCTAAGGTTTTACATATTTGGTTGTTTCTATAATGTTATCTTGCATTTTTTGAGCAACCCCATTTGAGCATTCAAGAAGTTTATTATTCTCAATTCTTCTGACCAAATGCCTAACAAGAAAACTAATCTTTTTCAACTGTATATCTAACTTGTTTAAAGGTAATTATATCCCCATTTTCAGTATCATCTGTAGTTTGCAAAAGTTGAACTTTTGGCTTGTACCCCGTTTTATGAGCATCTTTGATGCCCTTAATGTTAAGTTCGTAGGATTCATCATTCTTTATTTTTTGTTCAAATACTTTTTCATTGGCAACAAAAATAAAGGTCACTTTATTTTCATCAATTCCCTCAGTCATAAAATCTAATTGATTATCTTTTGTTGTAATTGTTGGTGTTAATAATTCAATACTTCCGTTTCCGGTTTCTTGTTTAAAAGCAACTTCATA of the Sporosarcina sp. FSL K6-1508 genome contains:
- a CDS encoding anti sigma factor C-terminal domain-containing protein, yielding MSEKSIFDSKDTYQPTIKKAKKKSLKRTIWVSIAVTLTTVIVGVVIFLAAHLYMQKTMTNYYNLQVSKSMVRGANITLDNGGASSYGIESAITQDQYRKNIDGIPYTWYNEQTLYKIYDKPTTLLDTRITSFDGEQYYRNGQRVMNFLYPRMKSSNDDIALISSLDSKDKIEVAISFKEELPVDKMLEFFPTAQWAWVVDPMNRDSFDSSLKEIGSDYVSYVISEYAYGFSIQPESAIEQNVKEFKQGLQRLSEKQNNEERLLEKIQGELQVGGIVITGTVEEILPMMEQEQVNYVSVGVIIPQ
- a CDS encoding DUF4306 domain-containing protein — encoded protein: MLEKPWEWKHTAIFSQMANGQVENLNGILPIDHFVYAAKFAPRFPLLMLLSATYLIILGGYILLKRKDRTFSYFLSGVGVLFLVLSGFVSKSSTTGLKFFLLVFCY
- a CDS encoding DUF5412 family protein, with translation MSKLIKISLLFFAVIIMLRILFLYQVLNPTLSNIQVNAKNEEGIYTSPDGEKSITVYFNGGLIFHNDVTYVGVLEDSISGLKKNVFLVMPNVNEVRWINNGTIVVNGTKIAIDDTYDFRNE
- a CDS encoding histidine phosphatase family protein; the protein is MSTFVYMVRHGESPKEGNERTRGLTEKGYLDAQRVTDIMKDEEVDIVVSSPYVRSILTVEELAQQIGKKVLVFEDLKEKLFSSEDNRVSDKQLVQLLEKSFFESNFSLEGGESNVNCQKRAIKVLKELLDTFRDKQVVVGTHGAVMTLMMGYFDSTYDLNFLHSTSKPDIYRMEFNKQELVNVQRLWDVNIGVNQ
- a CDS encoding serine hydrolase domain-containing protein encodes the protein MKTNILKRITKAQEKVEFSGGILVKGNNDILTELSYGYANRSEQIENSTDTRFGIASGCKLFTSIAICQLVEAGKLSFESKLEDCLDVDFLNFAKGITIHHLLTHTSGIPDYFDEEIMDEFEELWVKNPMYLIRNLEDFLPLFQNQPMKFKVGERFHYNNAGYILLGLIVEEVSQIEFSEYVEEHIFKKADMSDAGYFEFDSLPRHTALGYIDLPNGKWKTNIYSLPVKGGSDGGAFVTVNDMGNLWDSLLNNQLLNEEHTNKLLTPYVRTNNKNGFYGYGVWIEKKDDEIFKFHIMGYDPGVSFHSAFYPKTAIKTVICSNKSKGAFDIMKEIEEEIQKN